A single genomic interval of Halobacillus halophilus DSM 2266 harbors:
- a CDS encoding SDR family NAD(P)-dependent oxidoreductase, whose product MKLKGKVAVVTGGSSGIGEAAVKDFCEQGAKVVIADLNEQGSELSSQLNDQGYETVFQKTDVTSEEDIKNMVQTAVGTFGSLDILFANAGIGDATPAHELSYEEWKKLMDVNINGVFLSNKYAITQMLEQENGGAIVNNASILGHVGQDSVTSYAAAKGGVVNLTRTLGVTYAKNNIRVNAVCPGYVETAILENADEEMRQGLAGAHPIGRLGQPKEIAKAVSFLASDDASFMVGANMLVDGGYTAQ is encoded by the coding sequence ATGAAATTAAAAGGTAAAGTTGCTGTGGTTACAGGTGGTTCTAGCGGAATTGGCGAGGCAGCAGTGAAGGATTTCTGCGAGCAGGGCGCGAAAGTGGTGATTGCCGATTTAAACGAACAGGGAAGCGAATTATCCAGTCAGTTAAATGACCAGGGTTATGAAACCGTGTTCCAAAAAACCGACGTCACGTCTGAGGAAGATATTAAGAACATGGTTCAGACGGCCGTCGGCACATTCGGTTCGCTGGATATTCTATTTGCGAATGCCGGCATTGGCGACGCTACACCGGCGCACGAGCTTTCCTATGAAGAATGGAAGAAACTGATGGATGTAAACATCAACGGCGTGTTTCTATCCAACAAATATGCGATTACCCAAATGCTCGAACAGGAAAACGGTGGAGCCATCGTCAACAACGCTTCGATCCTGGGACACGTTGGACAGGATTCGGTAACCTCTTATGCCGCAGCCAAAGGCGGGGTTGTCAATCTTACCCGCACATTAGGGGTTACTTACGCGAAAAACAATATACGCGTAAACGCGGTATGTCCAGGCTACGTTGAAACGGCAATTCTGGAAAATGCCGATGAGGAAATGCGCCAGGGCCTTGCAGGTGCACACCCGATTGGACGACTGGGTCAGCCTAAGGAAATTGCAAAAGCAGTCAGTTTCCTTGCGAGTGACGATGCTTCCTTTATGGTCGGAGCCAATATGCTGGTGGATGGCGGCTATACAGCGCAGTAA
- a CDS encoding sodium:solute symporter family protein — protein sequence MIWYILVFSFYVLFLIWANVKSLKKAESIDDYTTGGHRMGLLLGIGTTAATWVSVASVIGVPGYLYSSGVSAVIGWVAGWCFGGALIPIVAYKIRRPEKPARTFPEFIRHRFEPFQNKSTLQAIVGILMFIGYLLLVNIQVTGFGIVFSSITGIDYKIAIFGFLLFILITSVGGFWSVAATDTLNTILIMIGVLLASGVVWSLTGGIGNIVDTLATTTSPTNVGGPELEEGILLSPFGTFGIGALLSIFISNSLGTPSSPHWVTRMLAPQNVKVAILQVLGTILVLIFIMTPLIVIGLGAKVLVPSIPVDKTTDYIIPLVIQQYTPPIIGGITLVAICAAAISTANSMLLHCATSLYYDVYLNIAPKRISEKKFKNWLRLSIFGIATAAVLLAINPPWFLAMGFVYVYGGFGAAFFLVVFLGLYWKRMNRAGAYAGIIIGAVVYVAAKAMGYGLPFVIAVTASLIGVLIAVYFTKKAPLEAYEPYFEAEISDSTREVLEKMRSTTQEEPEQKKERSHIG from the coding sequence ATGATATGGTATATTCTCGTATTTAGTTTTTACGTTCTATTTCTTATTTGGGCCAATGTAAAAAGTCTTAAGAAAGCAGAGTCGATCGATGACTATACAACGGGCGGCCACCGAATGGGGCTTCTTCTTGGAATCGGTACCACAGCAGCGACTTGGGTAAGTGTAGCTTCTGTTATCGGGGTCCCCGGTTATTTGTACAGTTCGGGTGTATCGGCTGTGATCGGCTGGGTAGCCGGCTGGTGTTTCGGTGGAGCCTTAATCCCTATTGTTGCTTACAAAATAAGAAGACCGGAAAAGCCTGCCAGGACGTTCCCTGAATTTATCCGGCATAGGTTTGAACCTTTTCAGAACAAGAGTACATTGCAGGCAATTGTTGGTATTTTAATGTTTATCGGTTATTTGCTGCTCGTCAATATTCAGGTGACTGGGTTTGGCATTGTTTTTTCAAGTATCACGGGCATTGATTATAAAATTGCGATTTTCGGATTCTTATTATTTATATTAATTACAAGTGTAGGTGGATTCTGGTCTGTGGCTGCCACGGACACGTTAAATACGATTTTGATTATGATCGGAGTATTGCTTGCGAGCGGTGTAGTATGGTCGTTAACGGGTGGAATCGGTAATATAGTCGATACGCTTGCAACGACTACTTCGCCAACAAATGTGGGAGGGCCGGAGCTTGAAGAGGGCATTTTACTGTCTCCGTTTGGGACATTTGGTATTGGTGCATTACTTTCCATTTTTATATCGAATTCGTTAGGAACTCCTTCTTCCCCTCACTGGGTCACGAGGATGCTTGCTCCTCAAAATGTGAAAGTAGCGATCTTGCAGGTCCTGGGTACGATTCTTGTATTGATTTTCATTATGACGCCACTAATCGTTATTGGCCTCGGTGCAAAAGTACTGGTACCGAGCATACCTGTTGATAAAACGACGGACTACATCATTCCTTTAGTCATCCAGCAGTACACGCCGCCTATTATCGGAGGCATCACGCTGGTAGCTATCTGTGCAGCGGCTATTTCCACGGCAAATTCGATGCTGCTTCACTGCGCCACTTCTCTTTATTATGATGTGTACTTAAATATAGCTCCAAAACGAATCAGTGAGAAGAAGTTTAAGAACTGGCTCCGCTTAAGTATATTTGGAATTGCAACCGCGGCCGTTCTCTTAGCTATTAACCCACCATGGTTCTTGGCTATGGGATTTGTCTATGTGTATGGCGGATTTGGGGCTGCGTTTTTCCTCGTGGTGTTCTTAGGGCTGTACTGGAAGAGAATGAACCGAGCAGGAGCCTATGCCGGTATCATCATCGGGGCGGTCGTGTATGTGGCAGCGAAGGCAATGGGGTATGGACTGCCATTTGTCATCGCCGTTACGGCATCACTGATTGGGGTGCTGATTGCCGTTTACTTTACGAAAAAAGCACCGCTTGAAGCCTATGAACCTTACTTTGAGGCGGAAATCAGTGATTCTACCAGGGAAGTACTGGAGAAGATGAGATCCACGACTCAGGAAGAACCTGAACAGAAAAAGGAGCGTTCTCATATAGGTTAG
- a CDS encoding histidine phosphatase family protein, with amino-acid sequence MTTNIYMVRHAHSTYTPDELKRPLSAEGTEEAAKVSELLIDENIEHVISSPYLRAIQTVEGLASALGQEIHIMDGFKERKLIEGGADNFEEAIQKVWTHPRFSWEGGESNRTAQERGVRALKNVLVEYENKNVAIGTHGNIMVLTMNYLDNQYDYEFWKKLAMPDIYKLSFEADQFVGCKRIWKDSY; translated from the coding sequence ATGACTACAAATATTTATATGGTGCGTCACGCTCATTCTACATATACCCCAGATGAATTAAAAAGGCCGTTATCAGCAGAAGGAACAGAAGAAGCGGCTAAAGTCAGCGAACTGCTCATAGATGAGAATATTGAGCACGTAATCTCGAGTCCTTATTTAAGAGCCATACAGACTGTTGAAGGATTAGCTTCTGCTCTCGGGCAAGAAATTCATATAATGGATGGTTTCAAAGAAAGGAAGTTAATAGAGGGAGGAGCTGATAACTTTGAGGAAGCGATTCAAAAAGTATGGACTCACCCACGTTTTTCCTGGGAAGGCGGAGAATCAAATAGGACCGCCCAGGAAAGAGGCGTAAGAGCCTTGAAAAACGTATTAGTAGAATATGAAAATAAAAATGTCGCCATCGGTACGCATGGTAATATTATGGTGCTCACCATGAATTACTTGGATAACCAATATGATTATGAGTTTTGGAAGAAGCTTGCGATGCCAGATATCTATAAGCTTTCTTTTGAGGCTGATCAGTTCGTAGGTTGTAAGAGAATATGGAAGGATTCTTATTGA
- a CDS encoding AAA family ATPase, with translation MKLSKDNQYLKRLNLKTESINSYETFPFSLSVIRNFKELLFHPNVTYIIGENGMGKSTLLEGIAIKLGFNPEGGTLNFNFSNYDSHSNLEQYLLLSKGTRKARDSFFFRAETFYNLATNIEELDRDSSFGPKIVDSFGGDSLHEQSHGESFFAAFNNRFQGNGLYILDEPEAALSPLRQMSLLSRIHELVNKGSQFIISTHSPIIMAYPNSKIIKLSEEGMKETTLENTDHYMIMKQFFDDKDRVLHHLFKQDS, from the coding sequence GTGAAATTGAGTAAAGACAATCAATACCTTAAAAGACTAAACCTAAAAACAGAAAGTATAAACTCATATGAGACTTTTCCATTTAGTTTATCTGTTATTAGGAATTTTAAAGAATTGCTATTTCATCCTAATGTTACCTATATTATCGGAGAGAACGGAATGGGTAAGTCGACACTGTTAGAAGGTATTGCTATTAAACTTGGCTTTAATCCCGAGGGTGGAACTCTCAATTTTAATTTTTCCAATTATGATTCTCACTCTAACTTAGAACAATATTTACTATTGTCCAAGGGGACTAGAAAGGCAAGAGACAGCTTTTTCTTTAGAGCTGAAACTTTTTACAATTTAGCTACGAACATTGAAGAGTTAGATAGAGACTCGTCATTTGGTCCGAAAATTGTCGATTCATTTGGTGGAGATTCATTACATGAACAATCACATGGAGAATCTTTTTTTGCAGCATTTAACAACCGTTTTCAAGGGAATGGTCTATACATCTTAGATGAACCAGAAGCTGCTTTATCCCCGTTAAGACAAATGTCTCTGCTTTCCCGCATACATGAACTTGTTAATAAAGGTTCTCAATTTATAATATCTACTCATTCTCCAATCATCATGGCTTATCCAAATTCAAAAATTATAAAACTTAGTGAAGAAGGAATGAAAGAGACAACATTAGAGAATACCGATCACTACATGATTATGAAGCAATTTTTTGACGACAAGGATCGGGTATTACATCACCTATTTAAACAAGACAGTTGA